ACAGTGCAGGAACAGTGCTGCAGCCCATAGCTTATACTCTGCTGTTTACTGATGACACCATGTGGAGGTGGGAGGCACTGCTCTTTCACAAAGAACAGCTTCTCAAGTCATTTCAGATTACACTCCAAAGTATCACAGTGCTTACGGTCAGACTTTCAGTGTTGTATTAAGCAAAAACACTCGTTATTCAGTATAATAAGATAAATATTCAAAgtcagaaatgtaaaaatattaaatatcagtATTAAAAGAACgacagaataaacaaacaaagaaatgtttggaCTTGAGGAAATTATTCCTATTTGCAAATGAATCTCATAATTATGTCTTTAAGTATAAGAATATCTGATACAGATTCAGCATGTAGACAGAAGAGCTGCTGTTTGGTTATACAAACTTCCAGCATTTAAACATATAAACTGTCCAGCTTTTGTCCATGAAGGCTCTTCCAAAGTAGTTTCCATGGTTACAGGTTGGATGTCTCTCCTGGGACGGCTTTGGCATCCAGGTAGCTGATGAGCTGCTTCACCCAGGGGGCCGAAGGTCTGACACACAGCTGTCGGCCTGCCACTGTGTTCAGCCTGAAGGTTCACAGAAAGAGGAGAGTCAGAGGATGGAGGGGCAGGtttggtgatggtggtgatgtgtgtttgtgaggttGTGTACTTACAGGATGGCGGACTTGGAGCAGCGCTGGCTGGTCTTGACGTAGCTGACCACTCTTCCTTTAGGCACTTCCTGGTCATTGAAGCGGAAGCAGCACTTTTTTGGGCCAGCACCGCGCATAcctgcaaacaaacaggaacaaGTTAACAACTGAGCCACTGACACAGCACCACATCATCTGCTTCCTGGTTTTTGTACCgattcagtttcctgctggCTGGTGTGAGGTCACATCTGATACTGTATGTTTAGTTGACGACACTGTGCAACTGCTCATTTGTTCCCCTGAGTTATGAAGTGGTCAGATTTGTCATGTGACCTGTCCTCTGTTTACTGTATCTATGAAGTAATATGTTAATATTAAGTTTAATGCTGCATTAACattaattattttcatattGCACATTAGAATGGACTCTTTATCTTAGACAAACTACTGAATGCTACAGCTTTAATGGTTCATGACTTTAGCTTCAGAAATAGAATTTCTTTCTAGTAACTCCTATGAATGAAAAAGATTGAAGAAAAGTTTCATACATTgtttatcaaaaataaaatcaatagctTGCTATTAATGGTCTATtagtttgtaaataaaacagccaaGAATTATTGTTGCTTTGTAATAAAATTAATGATTTGagggatttgtttttgtttttctcaattaaaaattaaaaaaaacatttttattgttacgTATAAACGCTGAAtatcatattaatattaatttcaaatTGTTATTCATCACACAGTGTAAAGGTCAGATCATTAAAACGAGCCTTACCCTCAGTCAGAGCGATGACAGCCAGCATGAGCACAACCACAGACAGAGCGAGACGAGGAGCGGCCATCCTGAAGTTTGTTTGTTGGCTTCGTGTTGCAACAGTGGATTAAAGTCTCAGCTGAGCTCTGTCGGCTTGTTCTCTGTGCTGTGTCACTGCTGTCCACCTGCTTCACATTTATACAGTTGGAAGAAGAAGCGGGGCAGACCCTGTTGGGCACCTTGGAAAAATTTGTGACGAGTCGAGTTTCACTAAAATGAGGAActgtttaatttctctttttagtATGCCTCTCTATCACACTGACACTGCAGACCTTTCATtgttgatgcagtgtgaaacagTTCAATGTTTATAAAAAGGACACATATCAGTATTCAGACATGTATTTGTTCAACCCCGTGGAGTTTCCCCTATATATGGATTAATATGGACTTAGCTGCCTGCTGCGTCCTCTTTATGCTAAGAGCAGTCCCACCTTTCAGCCACTCTGCACATTTCGAGCTTTCTTAGGGTAAACTTTTATTCTGAGTCGATTCCCGTGTCTGAGTCCAGCTGTTGTGAAACTGTAACAGCAACATAAGTGATACTTGTTTTACAGTATTGGAGCGCTCTCATAGGGCAACTTTATATGAAGAAGAGCAGAAACAAATGTTCCTCAGATTTCAACCTTTTTCTCTCGATGTGGCTGAAACACAGTCTGGTGAACATCCAGACAATCAGTTAATAGAAGAAGATGAAATGGGTTGAAGATGGACTTCAGGAGATTTCAGGAGTGAAAAGTCCTGAAATCACCAAAGCATTTGCTCATAGCAAGTCATGTGACTGTGGGGGTTCTATGTTTAccttgtattattgtagggtctttatcttataaAATAAAGCGCTTCGaaacaactgttgttgtgatttggcgctatataaataaagttgaatttaactgctttaaacctgcatttcTTCTAATGGCCAACAGGTGGAGCCACTCCTGTGGTTTCAGAAAGAAGTCTGCTATAAACGTCACTGTAGCTGCTTTGTTGTGTGACCTCAGTAAAAAGTTTCCTGGTGGTTTGATGGTCTCAGCTGATATTTTCAAGTCC
This Astatotilapia calliptera chromosome 7, fAstCal1.2, whole genome shotgun sequence DNA region includes the following protein-coding sequences:
- the LOC113027226 gene encoding monocyte chemotactic protein 1B-like, yielding MAAPRLALSVVVLMLAVIALTEGMRGAGPKKCCFRFNDQEVPKGRVVSYVKTSQRCSKSAILLNTVAGRQLCVRPSAPWVKQLISYLDAKAVPGETSNL